The following are encoded together in the Coffea arabica cultivar ET-39 chromosome 1c, Coffea Arabica ET-39 HiFi, whole genome shotgun sequence genome:
- the LOC113739999 gene encoding phytochromobilin:ferredoxin oxidoreductase, chloroplastic-like isoform X3 yields the protein MSLSFPLYLNPSFCCNYQFVPPKSCSSSIRKSGEGGSSSSRAGSMKEASAVCYKKFIDFALEETKVHTHLATSPLQKKFNSLMSMDARTELQMLSFEAPKVRLLRCLSIEGNDGMQVLDFAVFPKPEFDLPIFCANFFTAASTNIVVLDLNPLHAVTDRDDYKEKYYRHLIPLGLKYAELLPWGGKITSESLRFFSPIVIWTKFSSSQYYYDVLFSAFKDYYKAWLELMEQATEEIDTSEIVSNREAQHRYLMWRAEKDPGHRLLRRLVGEALAEEILRSFLFNGVQELGSKTFLDYFPEYRSDSGTINEKRSMIGKSFENRPWDTEGNFLGNSLR from the exons ATGTCTTTAAGCTTTCCTCTTTACCTGAATCCCAGCTT CTGTTGTAATTATCAATTTGTGCCACCAAAAAGTTGTAGCAGTAGCATTAGGAAGAGTGGAGAAGgcggcagcagcagcagcagggcTGGGAGTATGAAGGAAGCCTCTGCTGTTTGTTACAAGAAGTTCATTGATTTTGCTCTGGAGGAAACCAAAGTCCATACCCATTTGGCCACTTCTCCACTGCAG AAGAAATTCAATTCCTTAATGAGTATGGACGCGCGAACTGAACTCCAAATGCTCTCATTTGAAGCACCTAAAGTTCGACTTCTCCGTTGTTTGTCAATTGAAGGGAATGACGGCATGCAG GTTTTGGATTTTGCGGTGTTCCCTAAGCCAGAATTTGATCTTCCTATATTTTGTGCCAACTTTTTTACAGCTGCTAGCACAAACATAGTTGTATT GGACCTCAATCCCTTGCATGCTGTCACAGATCGGGATGACTACAAGGAGAAGTATTACAGACACTTGATTCCTCTTGGCTTAAAGTATGCTGAG CTTTTACCCTGGGGTGGAAAGATTACCAGTGAATCTTTGAGGTTTTTCTCACCAATAGTAATATGGACAAAGTTTTCTTCAAGCCAATACTATTATGATGTTTTATTTTCTGCATTCAAGGATTACTATAAG GCGTGGCTTGAGTTGATGGAGCAAGCAACTGAAGAGATTGATACATCTGAAATTGTTTCCAACCGTGAGGCACAGCATAGGTATCTCATGTGGAGGGCAGAAAAG GATCCTGGGCATCGACTTCTGAGAAGACTGGTTGGGGAAGCCCTTGCAGAg GAAATACTAAGGAGCTTCCTCTTTAATGGAGTTCAAGAGCTAGGGAGCAAAACATTTTTGGATTACTTTCCTGAGTACAGGAGTGACAGCGGGACCATAAACGAGAAGCGAAGCATGATTGGAAAATCGTTTGAAAATCGACCCTGGGATACCGAAGGCAACTTTCTTGGAAACAGTCTTAGATG A
- the LOC113739999 gene encoding phytochromobilin:ferredoxin oxidoreductase, chloroplastic-like isoform X6, translating into MSLSFPLYLNPSFCCNYQFVPPKSCSSSIRKSGEGGSSSSRAGSMKEASAVCYKKFIDFALEETKVHTHLATSPLQKKFNSLMSMDARTELQMLSFEAPKVRLLRCLSIEGNDGMQVLDFAVFPKPEFDLPIFCANFFTAASTNIVVLDLNPLHAVTDRDDYKEKYYRHLIPLGLKYAEAWLELMEQATEEIDTSEIVSNREAQHRYLMWRAEKDPGHRLLRRLVGEALAEEILRSFLFNGVQELGSKTFLDYFPEYRSDSGTINEKRSMIGKSFENRPWDTEGNFLGNSLRWIMAVN; encoded by the exons ATGTCTTTAAGCTTTCCTCTTTACCTGAATCCCAGCTT CTGTTGTAATTATCAATTTGTGCCACCAAAAAGTTGTAGCAGTAGCATTAGGAAGAGTGGAGAAGgcggcagcagcagcagcagggcTGGGAGTATGAAGGAAGCCTCTGCTGTTTGTTACAAGAAGTTCATTGATTTTGCTCTGGAGGAAACCAAAGTCCATACCCATTTGGCCACTTCTCCACTGCAG AAGAAATTCAATTCCTTAATGAGTATGGACGCGCGAACTGAACTCCAAATGCTCTCATTTGAAGCACCTAAAGTTCGACTTCTCCGTTGTTTGTCAATTGAAGGGAATGACGGCATGCAG GTTTTGGATTTTGCGGTGTTCCCTAAGCCAGAATTTGATCTTCCTATATTTTGTGCCAACTTTTTTACAGCTGCTAGCACAAACATAGTTGTATT GGACCTCAATCCCTTGCATGCTGTCACAGATCGGGATGACTACAAGGAGAAGTATTACAGACACTTGATTCCTCTTGGCTTAAAGTATGCTGAG GCGTGGCTTGAGTTGATGGAGCAAGCAACTGAAGAGATTGATACATCTGAAATTGTTTCCAACCGTGAGGCACAGCATAGGTATCTCATGTGGAGGGCAGAAAAG GATCCTGGGCATCGACTTCTGAGAAGACTGGTTGGGGAAGCCCTTGCAGAg GAAATACTAAGGAGCTTCCTCTTTAATGGAGTTCAAGAGCTAGGGAGCAAAACATTTTTGGATTACTTTCCTGAGTACAGGAGTGACAGCGGGACCATAAACGAGAAGCGAAGCATGATTGGAAAATCGTTTGAAAATCGACCCTGGGATACCGAAGGCAACTTTCTTGGAAACAGTCTTAGATG GATTATGGCAGTCAATTGA
- the LOC113739999 gene encoding phytochromobilin:ferredoxin oxidoreductase, chloroplastic-like isoform X1: MSLSFPLYLNPSFCCNYQFVPPKSCSSSIRKSGEGGSSSSRAGSMKEASAVCYKKFIDFALEETKVHTHLATSPLQKKFNSLMSMDARTELQMLSFEAPKVRLLRCLSIEGNDGMQVLDFAVFPKPEFDLPIFCANFFTAASTNIVVLDLNPLHAVTDRDDYKEKYYRHLIPLGLKYAELLPWGGKITSESLRFFSPIVIWTKFSSSQYYYDVLFSAFKDYYKAWLELMEQATEEIDTSEIVSNREAQHRYLMWRAEKDPGHRLLRRLVGEALAEEILRSFLFNGVQELGSKTFLDYFPEYRSDSGTINEKRSMIGKSFENRPWDTEGNFLGNSLRWIMAVN, from the exons ATGTCTTTAAGCTTTCCTCTTTACCTGAATCCCAGCTT CTGTTGTAATTATCAATTTGTGCCACCAAAAAGTTGTAGCAGTAGCATTAGGAAGAGTGGAGAAGgcggcagcagcagcagcagggcTGGGAGTATGAAGGAAGCCTCTGCTGTTTGTTACAAGAAGTTCATTGATTTTGCTCTGGAGGAAACCAAAGTCCATACCCATTTGGCCACTTCTCCACTGCAG AAGAAATTCAATTCCTTAATGAGTATGGACGCGCGAACTGAACTCCAAATGCTCTCATTTGAAGCACCTAAAGTTCGACTTCTCCGTTGTTTGTCAATTGAAGGGAATGACGGCATGCAG GTTTTGGATTTTGCGGTGTTCCCTAAGCCAGAATTTGATCTTCCTATATTTTGTGCCAACTTTTTTACAGCTGCTAGCACAAACATAGTTGTATT GGACCTCAATCCCTTGCATGCTGTCACAGATCGGGATGACTACAAGGAGAAGTATTACAGACACTTGATTCCTCTTGGCTTAAAGTATGCTGAG CTTTTACCCTGGGGTGGAAAGATTACCAGTGAATCTTTGAGGTTTTTCTCACCAATAGTAATATGGACAAAGTTTTCTTCAAGCCAATACTATTATGATGTTTTATTTTCTGCATTCAAGGATTACTATAAG GCGTGGCTTGAGTTGATGGAGCAAGCAACTGAAGAGATTGATACATCTGAAATTGTTTCCAACCGTGAGGCACAGCATAGGTATCTCATGTGGAGGGCAGAAAAG GATCCTGGGCATCGACTTCTGAGAAGACTGGTTGGGGAAGCCCTTGCAGAg GAAATACTAAGGAGCTTCCTCTTTAATGGAGTTCAAGAGCTAGGGAGCAAAACATTTTTGGATTACTTTCCTGAGTACAGGAGTGACAGCGGGACCATAAACGAGAAGCGAAGCATGATTGGAAAATCGTTTGAAAATCGACCCTGGGATACCGAAGGCAACTTTCTTGGAAACAGTCTTAGATG GATTATGGCAGTCAATTGA
- the LOC113739999 gene encoding phytochromobilin:ferredoxin oxidoreductase, chloroplastic-like isoform X2 yields MSLSFPLYLNPSFCCNYQFVPPKSCSSSIRKSGEGGSSSSRAGSMKEASAVCYKKFIDFALEETKVHTHLATSPLQKFNSLMSMDARTELQMLSFEAPKVRLLRCLSIEGNDGMQVLDFAVFPKPEFDLPIFCANFFTAASTNIVVLDLNPLHAVTDRDDYKEKYYRHLIPLGLKYAELLPWGGKITSESLRFFSPIVIWTKFSSSQYYYDVLFSAFKDYYKAWLELMEQATEEIDTSEIVSNREAQHRYLMWRAEKDPGHRLLRRLVGEALAEEILRSFLFNGVQELGSKTFLDYFPEYRSDSGTINEKRSMIGKSFENRPWDTEGNFLGNSLRWIMAVN; encoded by the exons ATGTCTTTAAGCTTTCCTCTTTACCTGAATCCCAGCTT CTGTTGTAATTATCAATTTGTGCCACCAAAAAGTTGTAGCAGTAGCATTAGGAAGAGTGGAGAAGgcggcagcagcagcagcagggcTGGGAGTATGAAGGAAGCCTCTGCTGTTTGTTACAAGAAGTTCATTGATTTTGCTCTGGAGGAAACCAAAGTCCATACCCATTTGGCCACTTCTCCACTGCAG AAATTCAATTCCTTAATGAGTATGGACGCGCGAACTGAACTCCAAATGCTCTCATTTGAAGCACCTAAAGTTCGACTTCTCCGTTGTTTGTCAATTGAAGGGAATGACGGCATGCAG GTTTTGGATTTTGCGGTGTTCCCTAAGCCAGAATTTGATCTTCCTATATTTTGTGCCAACTTTTTTACAGCTGCTAGCACAAACATAGTTGTATT GGACCTCAATCCCTTGCATGCTGTCACAGATCGGGATGACTACAAGGAGAAGTATTACAGACACTTGATTCCTCTTGGCTTAAAGTATGCTGAG CTTTTACCCTGGGGTGGAAAGATTACCAGTGAATCTTTGAGGTTTTTCTCACCAATAGTAATATGGACAAAGTTTTCTTCAAGCCAATACTATTATGATGTTTTATTTTCTGCATTCAAGGATTACTATAAG GCGTGGCTTGAGTTGATGGAGCAAGCAACTGAAGAGATTGATACATCTGAAATTGTTTCCAACCGTGAGGCACAGCATAGGTATCTCATGTGGAGGGCAGAAAAG GATCCTGGGCATCGACTTCTGAGAAGACTGGTTGGGGAAGCCCTTGCAGAg GAAATACTAAGGAGCTTCCTCTTTAATGGAGTTCAAGAGCTAGGGAGCAAAACATTTTTGGATTACTTTCCTGAGTACAGGAGTGACAGCGGGACCATAAACGAGAAGCGAAGCATGATTGGAAAATCGTTTGAAAATCGACCCTGGGATACCGAAGGCAACTTTCTTGGAAACAGTCTTAGATG GATTATGGCAGTCAATTGA
- the LOC113739999 gene encoding phytochromobilin:ferredoxin oxidoreductase, chloroplastic-like isoform X5: protein MSLSFPLYLNPSFSIRKSGEGGSSSSRAGSMKEASAVCYKKFIDFALEETKVHTHLATSPLQKKFNSLMSMDARTELQMLSFEAPKVRLLRCLSIEGNDGMQVLDFAVFPKPEFDLPIFCANFFTAASTNIVVLDLNPLHAVTDRDDYKEKYYRHLIPLGLKYAELLPWGGKITSESLRFFSPIVIWTKFSSSQYYYDVLFSAFKDYYKAWLELMEQATEEIDTSEIVSNREAQHRYLMWRAEKDPGHRLLRRLVGEALAEEILRSFLFNGVQELGSKTFLDYFPEYRSDSGTINEKRSMIGKSFENRPWDTEGNFLGNSLRWIMAVN from the exons ATGTCTTTAAGCTTTCCTCTTTACCTGAATCCCAGCTT TAGCATTAGGAAGAGTGGAGAAGgcggcagcagcagcagcagggcTGGGAGTATGAAGGAAGCCTCTGCTGTTTGTTACAAGAAGTTCATTGATTTTGCTCTGGAGGAAACCAAAGTCCATACCCATTTGGCCACTTCTCCACTGCAG AAGAAATTCAATTCCTTAATGAGTATGGACGCGCGAACTGAACTCCAAATGCTCTCATTTGAAGCACCTAAAGTTCGACTTCTCCGTTGTTTGTCAATTGAAGGGAATGACGGCATGCAG GTTTTGGATTTTGCGGTGTTCCCTAAGCCAGAATTTGATCTTCCTATATTTTGTGCCAACTTTTTTACAGCTGCTAGCACAAACATAGTTGTATT GGACCTCAATCCCTTGCATGCTGTCACAGATCGGGATGACTACAAGGAGAAGTATTACAGACACTTGATTCCTCTTGGCTTAAAGTATGCTGAG CTTTTACCCTGGGGTGGAAAGATTACCAGTGAATCTTTGAGGTTTTTCTCACCAATAGTAATATGGACAAAGTTTTCTTCAAGCCAATACTATTATGATGTTTTATTTTCTGCATTCAAGGATTACTATAAG GCGTGGCTTGAGTTGATGGAGCAAGCAACTGAAGAGATTGATACATCTGAAATTGTTTCCAACCGTGAGGCACAGCATAGGTATCTCATGTGGAGGGCAGAAAAG GATCCTGGGCATCGACTTCTGAGAAGACTGGTTGGGGAAGCCCTTGCAGAg GAAATACTAAGGAGCTTCCTCTTTAATGGAGTTCAAGAGCTAGGGAGCAAAACATTTTTGGATTACTTTCCTGAGTACAGGAGTGACAGCGGGACCATAAACGAGAAGCGAAGCATGATTGGAAAATCGTTTGAAAATCGACCCTGGGATACCGAAGGCAACTTTCTTGGAAACAGTCTTAGATG GATTATGGCAGTCAATTGA
- the LOC113739999 gene encoding phytochromobilin:ferredoxin oxidoreductase, chloroplastic-like isoform X4, whose amino-acid sequence MSLSFPLYLNPSFCSSSIRKSGEGGSSSSRAGSMKEASAVCYKKFIDFALEETKVHTHLATSPLQKKFNSLMSMDARTELQMLSFEAPKVRLLRCLSIEGNDGMQVLDFAVFPKPEFDLPIFCANFFTAASTNIVVLDLNPLHAVTDRDDYKEKYYRHLIPLGLKYAELLPWGGKITSESLRFFSPIVIWTKFSSSQYYYDVLFSAFKDYYKAWLELMEQATEEIDTSEIVSNREAQHRYLMWRAEKDPGHRLLRRLVGEALAEEILRSFLFNGVQELGSKTFLDYFPEYRSDSGTINEKRSMIGKSFENRPWDTEGNFLGNSLRWIMAVN is encoded by the exons ATGTCTTTAAGCTTTCCTCTTTACCTGAATCCCAGCTT TTGTAGCAGTAGCATTAGGAAGAGTGGAGAAGgcggcagcagcagcagcagggcTGGGAGTATGAAGGAAGCCTCTGCTGTTTGTTACAAGAAGTTCATTGATTTTGCTCTGGAGGAAACCAAAGTCCATACCCATTTGGCCACTTCTCCACTGCAG AAGAAATTCAATTCCTTAATGAGTATGGACGCGCGAACTGAACTCCAAATGCTCTCATTTGAAGCACCTAAAGTTCGACTTCTCCGTTGTTTGTCAATTGAAGGGAATGACGGCATGCAG GTTTTGGATTTTGCGGTGTTCCCTAAGCCAGAATTTGATCTTCCTATATTTTGTGCCAACTTTTTTACAGCTGCTAGCACAAACATAGTTGTATT GGACCTCAATCCCTTGCATGCTGTCACAGATCGGGATGACTACAAGGAGAAGTATTACAGACACTTGATTCCTCTTGGCTTAAAGTATGCTGAG CTTTTACCCTGGGGTGGAAAGATTACCAGTGAATCTTTGAGGTTTTTCTCACCAATAGTAATATGGACAAAGTTTTCTTCAAGCCAATACTATTATGATGTTTTATTTTCTGCATTCAAGGATTACTATAAG GCGTGGCTTGAGTTGATGGAGCAAGCAACTGAAGAGATTGATACATCTGAAATTGTTTCCAACCGTGAGGCACAGCATAGGTATCTCATGTGGAGGGCAGAAAAG GATCCTGGGCATCGACTTCTGAGAAGACTGGTTGGGGAAGCCCTTGCAGAg GAAATACTAAGGAGCTTCCTCTTTAATGGAGTTCAAGAGCTAGGGAGCAAAACATTTTTGGATTACTTTCCTGAGTACAGGAGTGACAGCGGGACCATAAACGAGAAGCGAAGCATGATTGGAAAATCGTTTGAAAATCGACCCTGGGATACCGAAGGCAACTTTCTTGGAAACAGTCTTAGATG GATTATGGCAGTCAATTGA
- the LOC113739999 gene encoding phytochromobilin:ferredoxin oxidoreductase, chloroplastic-like isoform X7 produces MVYCFSCLQKKFNSLMSMDARTELQMLSFEAPKVRLLRCLSIEGNDGMQVLDFAVFPKPEFDLPIFCANFFTAASTNIVVLDLNPLHAVTDRDDYKEKYYRHLIPLGLKYAELLPWGGKITSESLRFFSPIVIWTKFSSSQYYYDVLFSAFKDYYKAWLELMEQATEEIDTSEIVSNREAQHRYLMWRAEKDPGHRLLRRLVGEALAEEILRSFLFNGVQELGSKTFLDYFPEYRSDSGTINEKRSMIGKSFENRPWDTEGNFLGNSLRWIMAVN; encoded by the exons ATGGTGTATTGTTTCTCTTGCCTACAGAAGAAATTCAATTCCTTAATGAGTATGGACGCGCGAACTGAACTCCAAATGCTCTCATTTGAAGCACCTAAAGTTCGACTTCTCCGTTGTTTGTCAATTGAAGGGAATGACGGCATGCAG GTTTTGGATTTTGCGGTGTTCCCTAAGCCAGAATTTGATCTTCCTATATTTTGTGCCAACTTTTTTACAGCTGCTAGCACAAACATAGTTGTATT GGACCTCAATCCCTTGCATGCTGTCACAGATCGGGATGACTACAAGGAGAAGTATTACAGACACTTGATTCCTCTTGGCTTAAAGTATGCTGAG CTTTTACCCTGGGGTGGAAAGATTACCAGTGAATCTTTGAGGTTTTTCTCACCAATAGTAATATGGACAAAGTTTTCTTCAAGCCAATACTATTATGATGTTTTATTTTCTGCATTCAAGGATTACTATAAG GCGTGGCTTGAGTTGATGGAGCAAGCAACTGAAGAGATTGATACATCTGAAATTGTTTCCAACCGTGAGGCACAGCATAGGTATCTCATGTGGAGGGCAGAAAAG GATCCTGGGCATCGACTTCTGAGAAGACTGGTTGGGGAAGCCCTTGCAGAg GAAATACTAAGGAGCTTCCTCTTTAATGGAGTTCAAGAGCTAGGGAGCAAAACATTTTTGGATTACTTTCCTGAGTACAGGAGTGACAGCGGGACCATAAACGAGAAGCGAAGCATGATTGGAAAATCGTTTGAAAATCGACCCTGGGATACCGAAGGCAACTTTCTTGGAAACAGTCTTAGATG GATTATGGCAGTCAATTGA
- the LOC113739999 gene encoding phytochromobilin:ferredoxin oxidoreductase, chloroplastic-like isoform X8, which produces MSMDARTELQMLSFEAPKVRLLRCLSIEGNDGMQVLDFAVFPKPEFDLPIFCANFFTAASTNIVVLDLNPLHAVTDRDDYKEKYYRHLIPLGLKYAELLPWGGKITSESLRFFSPIVIWTKFSSSQYYYDVLFSAFKDYYKAWLELMEQATEEIDTSEIVSNREAQHRYLMWRAEKDPGHRLLRRLVGEALAEEILRSFLFNGVQELGSKTFLDYFPEYRSDSGTINEKRSMIGKSFENRPWDTEGNFLGNSLRWIMAVN; this is translated from the exons ATGAGTATGGACGCGCGAACTGAACTCCAAATGCTCTCATTTGAAGCACCTAAAGTTCGACTTCTCCGTTGTTTGTCAATTGAAGGGAATGACGGCATGCAG GTTTTGGATTTTGCGGTGTTCCCTAAGCCAGAATTTGATCTTCCTATATTTTGTGCCAACTTTTTTACAGCTGCTAGCACAAACATAGTTGTATT GGACCTCAATCCCTTGCATGCTGTCACAGATCGGGATGACTACAAGGAGAAGTATTACAGACACTTGATTCCTCTTGGCTTAAAGTATGCTGAG CTTTTACCCTGGGGTGGAAAGATTACCAGTGAATCTTTGAGGTTTTTCTCACCAATAGTAATATGGACAAAGTTTTCTTCAAGCCAATACTATTATGATGTTTTATTTTCTGCATTCAAGGATTACTATAAG GCGTGGCTTGAGTTGATGGAGCAAGCAACTGAAGAGATTGATACATCTGAAATTGTTTCCAACCGTGAGGCACAGCATAGGTATCTCATGTGGAGGGCAGAAAAG GATCCTGGGCATCGACTTCTGAGAAGACTGGTTGGGGAAGCCCTTGCAGAg GAAATACTAAGGAGCTTCCTCTTTAATGGAGTTCAAGAGCTAGGGAGCAAAACATTTTTGGATTACTTTCCTGAGTACAGGAGTGACAGCGGGACCATAAACGAGAAGCGAAGCATGATTGGAAAATCGTTTGAAAATCGACCCTGGGATACCGAAGGCAACTTTCTTGGAAACAGTCTTAGATG GATTATGGCAGTCAATTGA